A genomic region of Mycobacterium senriense contains the following coding sequences:
- a CDS encoding MFS transporter: MVIREHDRADDVLPSTWAPLRNRVFRALFIAQFVSNIGTWMQIVAAQWFLVETQSSDVTVALIQTASLGPTLVLGLFAGALADLFDRRRLLIVLQSYAVLMTLAMALMAYLGRLNPASLLTFTVAIGCASALTAPAWQAIQPEVVAREQIHAGATLASVSINVARAVGPAIGGVVVALVGPAAVFAINAVSFAGIIVALMSWRRSTEPASVEREHLNQAIISGLQYVRNGPIFRRILLRAALFLFPASALVALLPVAAAQRWESGASGYGVALGAIGFGAVLAVAAAAPLHRRFSDNVLLAACAAVYALAPPAVVWLPFAAATPFLVLSGMAWLVTLTTLNAAAQLSLPRWVRARALSIYLLVFTGSQAIGSYVWGLIATHEGLDIAMVCSAVLMGAVALSVGLLPLRPATGKVNVVDVATTLPVPRLVFEPSPNDGPVLVTVRYQVEADKAQDFVTAMSAVRRSRLRTGGHSWQLYQNVGQPDSFIERFTVASWTEFERQRTERWLAYDSQGTAEAVSYTVDHKRRPEYYLAVPVPR, from the coding sequence ATGGTGATTCGCGAGCACGACCGCGCTGACGACGTGCTGCCGTCTACCTGGGCGCCGTTGCGCAATCGGGTATTTCGCGCGTTGTTCATTGCGCAGTTCGTGTCGAACATCGGCACCTGGATGCAGATCGTGGCCGCCCAGTGGTTCTTGGTGGAAACGCAGAGCAGTGACGTCACCGTTGCCCTGATCCAGACAGCCAGCCTTGGGCCGACGCTGGTGCTGGGATTGTTCGCCGGGGCGCTGGCTGACCTGTTCGACCGGCGCCGTCTCCTCATCGTGCTGCAGTCCTACGCAGTGCTGATGACGCTGGCGATGGCGCTAATGGCTTACCTCGGGCGGCTGAACCCGGCCTCGTTGTTGACGTTCACCGTGGCCATTGGCTGCGCCTCCGCGCTCACCGCGCCCGCCTGGCAGGCGATCCAACCCGAGGTCGTCGCACGCGAGCAGATACACGCCGGCGCAACGCTGGCCAGCGTTTCAATCAACGTCGCCCGTGCGGTCGGGCCTGCCATCGGCGGTGTCGTTGTCGCGCTGGTGGGGCCCGCCGCGGTTTTCGCGATCAACGCTGTGTCGTTCGCGGGCATCATCGTCGCCCTTATGTCGTGGCGCAGATCCACCGAGCCGGCGTCCGTCGAGCGCGAACATCTGAACCAAGCCATCATCAGCGGACTTCAGTACGTCCGCAACGGGCCCATCTTTCGCCGGATCCTCCTGCGCGCCGCGTTGTTCCTCTTTCCTGCGTCGGCATTGGTGGCGCTGTTGCCGGTTGCCGCCGCGCAACGGTGGGAGTCGGGGGCCAGCGGTTATGGTGTCGCGTTGGGCGCCATCGGGTTTGGCGCTGTCTTGGCCGTGGCTGCGGCGGCACCGCTGCACCGGAGGTTCTCGGACAACGTTTTGTTGGCGGCGTGCGCGGCCGTCTATGCCCTGGCTCCGCCGGCCGTGGTATGGCTGCCATTCGCCGCGGCGACGCCGTTTCTGGTGTTGTCGGGGATGGCGTGGTTGGTCACCTTGACCACGCTCAACGCCGCGGCACAGCTGTCGTTGCCGCGCTGGGTTCGGGCCCGCGCGCTGTCGATCTACCTGCTGGTCTTCACGGGCTCCCAAGCGATCGGCTCGTATGTCTGGGGGCTTATCGCCACGCACGAAGGTCTCGACATCGCGATGGTCTGCTCCGCGGTCCTGATGGGGGCGGTGGCCCTCAGCGTCGGCCTGCTCCCGTTGCGGCCGGCCACCGGGAAGGTGAATGTCGTCGACGTTGCCACCACCCTGCCGGTACCGAGACTGGTGTTCGAGCCGTCCCCCAACGATGGGCCGGTGCTGGTGACCGTCCGCTATCAGGTCGAGGCCGACAAAGCACAGGACTTCGTGACGGCGATGAGCGCGGTCAGGCGGTCGAGGCTGCGCACGGGCGGTCACAGTTGGCAGCTGTATCAGAATGTGGGACAACCGGACTCGTTCATCGAGAGATTCACCGTGGCGTCGTG
- a CDS encoding DUF899 domain-containing protein, producing the protein MATKNTALPPVVDHHTWRAALDELRKREKAATRELDAIAAQRRRLPMVELADYTLVGADGPIRLADVFDGRSQLIVYHHMWSDGAQWQCGGCTGFTSQFTRLEFLDNYDARFVIVTNGPIQEALAYKHRVGNRMDWYSSSQSTFAADMDAPPGGGFGVNVFLRDGDTVYRTWHTNGRGTEQLSHSFGLIDILPWGRQEEWLDSPKGWPSRPTYSGWLDSPDIAAAYGPDES; encoded by the coding sequence ATGGCCACGAAAAACACGGCGTTGCCGCCGGTCGTCGATCACCACACCTGGCGGGCCGCGCTCGACGAATTGCGCAAACGCGAGAAAGCCGCCACCCGCGAACTGGATGCGATCGCCGCCCAGCGGCGGCGGCTGCCGATGGTCGAATTGGCCGACTACACGCTGGTCGGTGCCGACGGTCCAATCCGGCTGGCCGACGTCTTCGACGGCCGATCGCAGCTGATCGTGTACCACCACATGTGGTCCGACGGCGCGCAGTGGCAATGCGGCGGTTGCACGGGCTTCACATCGCAATTCACCCGGCTGGAGTTCCTCGACAACTACGACGCTCGATTCGTCATCGTCACCAACGGACCGATCCAGGAAGCACTCGCGTACAAGCACCGGGTCGGCAATCGCATGGACTGGTACTCCTCATCGCAGAGCACGTTTGCCGCCGACATGGACGCTCCGCCAGGCGGTGGTTTCGGAGTCAACGTGTTCTTACGTGACGGCGACACGGTGTACCGCACGTGGCACACGAACGGGCGAGGCACCGAGCAGCTCAGTCACTCCTTCGGGCTGATCGACATTCTGCCGTGGGGTCGCCAAGAGGAATGGCTCGATTCGCCCAAGGGTTGGCCCTCGCGGCCCACCTACTCGGGGTGGCTCGACTCCCCCGATATCGCGGCCGCGTACGGACCGGACGAATCATGA
- a CDS encoding SRPBCC family protein — MSANAERYVVTRTIAAAPAEIFAVLADPSRHRNTEPTDWVRDSVDTAPITGAGQTFAMNMYLTQAGGDYITHNLVNVFEPDRAIGWMPGVLDDTGNHSPGGWFWRYDLAPKGDRTDVTLTYDWSGTPQTFRDRVGEMPIFGEDYLVASLAELERSVSS; from the coding sequence ATGAGTGCCAACGCCGAACGCTACGTCGTCACCCGAACCATCGCCGCCGCCCCGGCTGAGATTTTCGCCGTCCTGGCGGACCCATCCCGCCACCGGAACACCGAGCCCACCGATTGGGTCCGCGACTCGGTGGACACCGCGCCGATCACCGGCGCGGGACAGACGTTCGCGATGAACATGTACCTGACGCAAGCGGGCGGCGACTACATCACGCACAACCTGGTCAACGTGTTCGAGCCGGACCGCGCCATTGGCTGGATGCCGGGGGTGCTCGACGACACGGGCAACCACTCGCCGGGCGGCTGGTTCTGGCGTTACGACCTTGCCCCGAAAGGTGATCGCACCGACGTCACCCTCACGTACGACTGGAGCGGCACGCCGCAGACCTTCCGGGACCGCGTCGGCGAGATGCCCATCTTCGGCGAGGATTACCTCGTCGCGTCGCTGGCCGAGCTGGAGCGCTCGGTGTCGAGTTGA